In one window of Nocardia brasiliensis DNA:
- a CDS encoding DUF1542 domain-containing protein, whose amino-acid sequence MRTVFWLLIAVVIVAVGALILVQARQSKQRAATALADALADARQVNERLGGQIYNLSGTNDAAKQALVDASERHLAAGSQLDQARTPAQARLAKQTALEGLYYTQAARSAMGMDPGPAIPTLDGQDAAGKVSENRVIEHEGREIAASPNPSAATPNYFPGGKVAGRPVPAGWYSEPWWKPALVGGAWGLGSALLFSSLFSGMSGIGYGAQGFESGYGDGYQDGLAAGGNLDQGGYQDADYDAGAEYGGDAGGFDGGFDGGGFDWGGFDGGGFDGGF is encoded by the coding sequence GTGCGCACCGTGTTTTGGCTACTGATCGCCGTGGTGATCGTGGCGGTGGGCGCGCTGATCCTCGTCCAGGCCCGGCAGAGCAAACAACGGGCGGCGACCGCGCTCGCCGACGCGCTGGCCGACGCCCGCCAGGTCAACGAACGGCTCGGCGGGCAGATCTACAACCTGAGCGGCACCAACGATGCCGCGAAACAGGCACTCGTCGATGCGTCCGAGCGGCATCTCGCCGCCGGGTCGCAACTCGATCAAGCGCGCACGCCCGCACAGGCGCGGCTGGCGAAGCAGACGGCACTGGAGGGGTTGTACTACACCCAGGCCGCGCGCAGCGCGATGGGCATGGACCCCGGCCCGGCCATCCCCACCCTCGACGGGCAGGACGCGGCAGGCAAAGTCAGCGAGAACCGGGTCATCGAACACGAAGGCCGGGAGATCGCGGCCTCGCCCAACCCGTCCGCGGCGACGCCCAACTACTTTCCCGGCGGCAAGGTCGCCGGCCGACCGGTCCCCGCGGGCTGGTACTCCGAGCCGTGGTGGAAGCCCGCGCTGGTCGGCGGGGCGTGGGGCCTCGGATCGGCACTGCTGTTCTCGTCACTGTTCTCCGGGATGTCGGGAATCGGTTACGGCGCACAGGGATTCGAGAGTGGGTATGGGGACGGATACCAGGACGGGTTGGCGGCCGGCGGCAACCTCGACCAGGGCGGATACCAGGACGCCGACTATGACGCCGGGGCCGAATACGGCGGCGACGCAGGCGGATTCGACGGCGGATTCGACGGCGGCGGGTTCGACTGGGGTGGATTCGATGGTGGCGGATTCGACGGCGGGTTCTGA
- a CDS encoding flavin-containing monooxygenase has protein sequence MKTPSIIIIGAGFAGLGLALELRRAGVDSFTILERAADLGGVWRENTYPGAACDVPSPLYSWSFEPKSDWPRRFSEQRDIHAYMRGVAEKYELTRFIRFGTEVTDAEFDESSGQWRISTAAGEEYTADVFVPAVGQLSRPAMPNIPGIDTFAGPAFHSALWDHSVDLTGKRIACIGTGASAIQYIPRIQPAAAHLTLFQRSAAWVLPKFDTEYSGAHKAMFKYLPPTRLAERFAIWSLFEVLALALTDIPGMKTPVIALADRHRERQVPDPELRAKLTPDYAAGCKRGLFSNEYFPALAEPNVTVETTAIEAITPTGIRTADGVEHEVDVIIFGTGFKGTEFLAPMNIYGVGGRKLTDVWGDAGARAFLGLSVPHFPNLFMMYGPNTNVGSGSIIYMLESQARYIRQVVAYLTDRPGRYLAARASTEQDWDDWLQRRLKDTPWNFCSSWYRNAAGRITNNWPGATVLYRWKTRTFDLADYDEAQATAVR, from the coding sequence ATGAAGACGCCGTCCATCATCATCATCGGGGCCGGGTTCGCGGGGCTCGGCCTGGCTCTGGAGCTGCGGCGGGCCGGGGTGGACAGCTTCACCATCCTGGAACGGGCCGCGGATCTGGGCGGCGTCTGGCGGGAGAACACGTATCCGGGCGCCGCCTGTGATGTGCCGTCGCCGCTGTACTCGTGGTCGTTCGAGCCGAAATCGGATTGGCCGCGCCGCTTCTCCGAGCAGCGCGACATCCATGCGTACATGCGTGGTGTCGCCGAGAAATACGAGCTGACCCGGTTCATCCGTTTCGGCACCGAGGTGACCGACGCCGAGTTCGACGAGTCGAGCGGCCAGTGGCGGATCAGCACGGCCGCGGGCGAGGAGTACACCGCGGATGTCTTCGTGCCCGCCGTCGGCCAGCTCTCCCGGCCCGCGATGCCCAACATTCCGGGCATCGATACCTTCGCCGGTCCCGCGTTCCATTCGGCACTGTGGGACCACAGCGTCGATCTGACCGGCAAACGGATCGCCTGCATCGGCACGGGAGCCAGTGCGATCCAATACATTCCGCGCATTCAGCCCGCCGCGGCGCACCTCACGCTGTTCCAGCGTTCGGCGGCGTGGGTGCTGCCCAAGTTCGACACCGAGTACAGCGGCGCGCACAAGGCGATGTTCAAGTACCTGCCGCCGACCCGGCTGGCCGAGCGGTTCGCGATCTGGTCGCTGTTCGAGGTCCTGGCGCTGGCGCTGACCGACATCCCCGGCATGAAGACACCGGTGATCGCGCTGGCCGATCGGCACCGGGAACGGCAGGTCCCCGACCCCGAGCTGCGCGCGAAGCTGACCCCCGATTACGCGGCGGGCTGCAAGCGCGGCCTGTTCTCCAACGAATACTTTCCCGCGCTGGCCGAACCGAACGTCACGGTGGAGACCACCGCGATCGAGGCGATCACGCCGACCGGCATCCGGACCGCCGACGGCGTCGAGCACGAGGTCGATGTCATCATCTTCGGCACCGGCTTCAAGGGAACCGAGTTCCTGGCGCCGATGAACATCTACGGTGTAGGCGGGCGCAAGCTGACCGACGTCTGGGGCGACGCGGGCGCACGCGCCTTCCTCGGACTGTCCGTGCCGCACTTCCCGAATCTGTTCATGATGTACGGGCCGAACACCAACGTCGGCTCCGGCTCGATCATCTACATGCTCGAATCCCAGGCCCGCTACATCCGCCAGGTGGTGGCATACCTCACCGACCGGCCCGGCCGGTATCTCGCGGCGCGCGCGAGCACCGAGCAGGACTGGGACGACTGGTTGCAACGGCGGCTGAAGGACACGCCCTGGAACTTCTGTTCCAGCTGGTATCGCAACGCGGCAGGCCGGATCACCAACAACTGGCCCGGCGCCACCGTGCTGTATCGCTGGAAGACAAGGACTTTCGACCTAGCCGACTACGACGAGGCACAGGCCACGGCGGTGCGCTAG
- a CDS encoding acyl-CoA dehydrogenase family protein, protein MPVDRMLPTSEARDLLELTRDIADKVLEPRVVECEKTGTFPDGVFPALGAAGLLSLPYPEQFGGGAQPYEVYLQVLEELAARWAAVAVAVSVHSLSCHPLFTFGTEAQQQQWLAHMLSGETIGAYSLSEPHAGSDAAALRCRATKVDGGYRINGAKAWITNGGKADFYTLFARTGEGSRGISCFLVPRDTEGLSFGKPEEKMGLRAVPTTTAAYDDAFLPAERLIGEEGQGLSIAFSALDSGRLGIAAVATGLAQRALDDAVAYAKEREAFGRHIIDHQGLGFVLADMAAAVDSARATYLDAARRRDAGLPYSRQASVAKLVATDAAMKVTTDAVQVFGGYGYTQDFPVERYMREAKVMQIFEGTNQIQRLVIARQLAGS, encoded by the coding sequence ATGCCAGTGGATCGAATGCTGCCGACGTCCGAGGCTCGGGACCTGCTCGAGCTGACCCGCGATATCGCCGACAAGGTGCTCGAGCCTCGAGTGGTCGAGTGCGAGAAGACGGGAACGTTTCCCGACGGCGTCTTTCCCGCACTCGGCGCGGCCGGTCTGCTCAGTCTGCCGTATCCCGAGCAGTTCGGTGGCGGTGCCCAGCCCTACGAGGTGTATCTGCAAGTGCTGGAGGAACTCGCGGCCCGCTGGGCCGCGGTCGCCGTTGCGGTGAGCGTGCACAGTCTGTCCTGCCATCCGCTGTTCACCTTCGGCACCGAAGCACAGCAACAGCAGTGGCTGGCGCACATGCTGTCCGGCGAAACCATCGGCGCCTACAGCCTTTCCGAGCCGCACGCCGGCTCCGACGCGGCCGCGCTGCGCTGCCGCGCCACGAAAGTCGATGGCGGCTACCGGATCAACGGCGCGAAGGCCTGGATCACCAACGGCGGCAAGGCCGATTTCTACACCCTGTTCGCACGGACCGGCGAAGGATCGCGCGGCATCTCGTGCTTCCTGGTGCCGCGCGACACCGAGGGCCTGAGCTTCGGCAAGCCCGAGGAGAAGATGGGTCTGCGCGCCGTGCCGACCACCACCGCCGCATACGACGACGCCTTCCTCCCTGCAGAGCGCCTGATCGGCGAAGAGGGACAAGGACTTTCGATCGCCTTCAGCGCACTGGATTCCGGACGGCTCGGCATCGCCGCCGTGGCAACGGGTTTGGCGCAACGCGCGCTCGACGACGCGGTCGCCTACGCCAAGGAACGGGAAGCCTTCGGCCGCCACATCATCGACCATCAGGGCCTCGGCTTCGTGCTCGCCGACATGGCCGCCGCCGTCGACTCGGCCCGCGCCACCTACCTCGACGCGGCCCGCCGCCGCGACGCCGGACTCCCCTACTCCAGGCAGGCCAGCGTCGCGAAACTGGTCGCCACCGACGCCGCCATGAAGGTCACCACCGACGCCGTCCAGGTCTTCGGCGGCTACGGCTACACCCAGGACTTCCCCGTCGAGCGCTACATGCGCGAAGCCAAGGTCATGCAGATCTTCGAAGGCACCAACCAGATCCAGCGCCTGGTCATCGCCCGCCAACTCGCGGGCAGCTGA
- a CDS encoding extracellular catalytic domain type 1 short-chain-length polyhydroxyalkanoate depolymerase: MVRGARRGTLSLVLGALLALGMPFLVAGAPAAPAAPAERSFTTAAGTRDYYLHVPPGDTAGKPLMIYLHGCTDPRGQLVDTGFSLTRLADELGFVLAYPVQTAAANERYCWNWFDPANQARGQGESSIIADLTTALVAEFGLDRARVYVGGYSAGGAMSTVLAAGYPDRYAAIAPMAGGPYGIDLTTFAADLSGTSIVDAMGPRARPVPGFFLQDLADQTSLYPIGRANLTQWLGAYERAGDVAVPAVPSVVTATAAPVPTTIERYVAGECLLAEFHTPIGPDHIGGGLLMQSSRGLDLQRSLMSFLLAHRLGGPRQACG; the protein is encoded by the coding sequence ATGGTGCGCGGTGCTCGACGCGGCACGCTGTCGCTCGTACTGGGTGCCCTGCTCGCGCTGGGGATGCCGTTCCTGGTCGCCGGAGCTCCGGCCGCACCGGCCGCGCCCGCGGAGCGGAGCTTCACCACCGCGGCGGGCACGCGTGACTACTACCTGCACGTGCCACCGGGGGATACGGCGGGCAAGCCGCTGATGATCTACCTGCACGGCTGCACCGATCCGCGCGGCCAGCTGGTCGACACCGGGTTCTCATTGACCCGGCTGGCGGACGAACTCGGGTTCGTGCTGGCCTACCCGGTCCAGACCGCGGCGGCCAACGAGCGGTACTGCTGGAACTGGTTCGATCCGGCGAATCAAGCGCGGGGACAGGGCGAATCGTCGATCATCGCTGACCTCACCACCGCGCTCGTCGCGGAGTTCGGGCTGGATCGCGCGCGGGTGTACGTCGGCGGCTACTCCGCGGGCGGCGCGATGTCCACGGTGCTGGCGGCCGGCTATCCGGACCGCTACGCCGCGATCGCGCCGATGGCGGGCGGGCCCTACGGCATCGACCTGACGACGTTCGCCGCAGATCTGAGCGGCACCTCGATCGTCGACGCGATGGGTCCGCGCGCCCGGCCGGTGCCCGGATTCTTCCTGCAGGACTTGGCCGATCAAACCAGCCTGTATCCGATCGGGCGGGCCAACCTGACGCAGTGGCTCGGCGCCTACGAACGAGCGGGCGACGTGGCGGTGCCCGCGGTGCCGAGCGTGGTCACCGCGACCGCGGCTCCGGTGCCGACCACGATCGAGCGCTACGTCGCGGGGGAATGCCTGCTCGCGGAATTCCACACGCCGATCGGGCCCGACCACATCGGCGGAGGTTTGCTGATGCAGTCTTCCCGCGGTCTCGACCTGCAGCGAAGCCTGATGAGTTTCCTGCTGGCGCACCGGCTCGGTGGTCCGCGTCAGGCGTGCGGCTGA
- a CDS encoding serine hydrolase domain-containing protein: protein MLTRVRNLPKLPDLLHRSRTPDELESVATIGAEADPGDLGLPPDCSERIWRRMRLVYRSGVHPAIQVCVRRHGTVVFDRAHGNGPDDAPETPKVLATPSTPFVTYSASEGVTAFVVHLLVERGLIDLPAPVCRDIPEYGCHGKESITIGQVLAHRSGVANLPREALTAEPVEIGNDPAYLGLVAPSANVVSTANELSRCYEIFRRGGELDGVRVLRPETIAAALAPQSRIEPDLSLGMNFGFGYGPMLGGRVVSLYGPDTRRRSRPTDLARTWVARRGRTNSKDNTTAGRRRNYRGARIRPEFAERRNRSLKKKEFRC, encoded by the coding sequence ATGCTGACGCGTGTCCGGAACCTGCCGAAACTGCCTGACCTGCTCCATCGGAGTCGGACCCCGGACGAACTCGAGTCGGTGGCGACCATCGGCGCGGAGGCCGACCCCGGTGATCTCGGCCTGCCGCCCGACTGCTCGGAGCGGATCTGGCGGCGGATGCGGCTGGTCTACCGCAGCGGCGTGCATCCGGCCATCCAGGTCTGTGTGCGCAGGCACGGCACGGTCGTGTTCGATCGGGCACACGGCAACGGACCCGACGACGCGCCGGAAACACCCAAGGTGCTCGCCACGCCGAGCACGCCGTTCGTCACCTATTCGGCATCGGAGGGCGTCACCGCGTTCGTCGTGCACTTGCTTGTAGAACGCGGCCTGATCGACCTGCCCGCGCCGGTGTGCCGCGACATCCCCGAATACGGTTGCCACGGTAAGGAATCCATCACCATCGGGCAGGTGCTCGCACATCGTTCCGGGGTGGCGAACCTGCCGCGCGAGGCGCTGACGGCCGAGCCCGTCGAAATCGGCAACGACCCCGCCTATCTCGGGCTCGTCGCACCGTCGGCGAACGTGGTCAGCACCGCGAACGAGCTCTCCCGCTGCTACGAGATCTTCCGCCGCGGTGGCGAACTCGACGGTGTCCGGGTGCTGCGCCCGGAAACGATCGCGGCGGCGCTGGCTCCGCAATCACGGATCGAGCCCGACCTCTCGCTCGGCATGAACTTCGGCTTCGGGTACGGCCCGATGCTCGGCGGGCGGGTGGTGAGCCTGTACGGGCCCGATACCCGGCGCAGGTCGCGTCCAACTGATCTCGCGAGGACATGGGTAGCTCGCCGGGGACGGACTAATTCCAAAGACAACACGACCGCCGGCCGCCGACGTAACTACCGTGGCGCTCGAATCCGGCCTGAATTCGCGGAGAGGCGGAACAGGTCACTGAAGAAGAAGGAGTTCCGATGTTGA
- a CDS encoding long-chain fatty acid--CoA ligase → MLSTMQDEPLSLATLLRYASTFVGESTVSTWTGTGVRTMTYRELGAQAARLANALRGLGIGIGDRVGTFMWNNNEHMVAYIAAPAMGAVLHALNIRLFPDQLVFVANHAEDKVVLVDGTLVPMFAQYLPNLKTVRHVIVVNGDASTLAAPDGVQVHSYTELLAGQPDTYDFPVIDERSAAAMCYTSGTTGDPKGVVYSHRSNWLHAMQVCSPSGMGFSGNDTVLAIVPLFHANAWGIPYAALMSGANVLMPDRFLQPGPLLEMMADQRPTFAAAVPTIWGGVLAGLAAHPQDITHLRTAVVGGSAVPPSMMRAFEEKHGVKILHAWGMTETSPLGSVAHPPSGATGEQAWEYRYTQGRFPASVQARLVGDDGSVLPNDGVALGEVEVRGPWITGSYYSPDGAVIDPDKFDDGWLRTGDVGRIGPDGYLTLVDRSKDVIKSGGEWISSVDLENAVMGHPAVAEAAVIGVPDEKWDERPLVAIVLAEGAEVKADELREFLAGKFAKWQLPERWTFIAEVPKTSVGKFDKKRLRAQYADGDLTVTTLS, encoded by the coding sequence ATGTTGAGCACTATGCAGGACGAGCCTTTGTCGCTGGCGACGTTGCTGCGCTACGCATCGACGTTTGTCGGCGAGTCGACCGTGTCCACCTGGACCGGTACGGGCGTGCGCACCATGACCTATCGCGAACTCGGCGCGCAGGCGGCGCGGCTGGCCAACGCGCTGCGCGGGCTCGGCATCGGCATCGGCGATCGCGTCGGCACCTTCATGTGGAACAACAACGAGCACATGGTCGCCTACATCGCGGCGCCCGCGATGGGCGCGGTGCTGCACGCGCTCAACATCCGGTTGTTCCCCGACCAGCTCGTCTTCGTGGCCAATCACGCCGAGGACAAGGTGGTGCTCGTCGACGGCACCCTGGTGCCGATGTTCGCCCAGTATCTGCCGAACCTGAAGACAGTGCGCCACGTCATCGTGGTGAACGGCGACGCGTCGACGCTGGCCGCCCCGGACGGCGTGCAGGTGCACTCCTACACCGAACTCCTTGCCGGACAACCCGATACCTACGACTTCCCGGTGATCGACGAACGCTCCGCCGCCGCGATGTGTTACACCTCGGGCACCACCGGCGACCCGAAGGGCGTGGTCTACTCGCATCGTTCCAACTGGCTGCATGCCATGCAGGTGTGCTCGCCGAGCGGAATGGGCTTCTCCGGCAACGACACCGTGCTCGCCATCGTGCCGCTGTTCCACGCCAACGCCTGGGGCATTCCGTACGCGGCGCTGATGTCGGGCGCGAATGTGCTGATGCCCGACCGCTTCCTGCAACCGGGCCCGCTGCTGGAGATGATGGCCGACCAGCGGCCGACCTTCGCCGCCGCGGTGCCGACCATCTGGGGCGGGGTGCTGGCCGGTCTCGCCGCGCACCCGCAGGACATCACGCACCTGCGCACCGCTGTGGTCGGCGGCTCGGCCGTGCCGCCGTCGATGATGCGGGCGTTCGAGGAGAAGCACGGCGTGAAGATCCTGCACGCCTGGGGCATGACCGAGACCTCACCGCTCGGCAGCGTCGCGCACCCGCCGAGCGGCGCGACCGGCGAGCAGGCGTGGGAATACCGCTACACCCAGGGCAGGTTCCCGGCCAGCGTGCAGGCCAGGCTGGTCGGCGACGACGGCTCGGTACTGCCCAACGACGGCGTGGCGCTGGGCGAGGTGGAGGTTCGCGGCCCGTGGATCACCGGCTCGTACTACTCGCCGGACGGCGCGGTGATCGACCCGGACAAGTTCGACGACGGCTGGCTGCGCACCGGTGATGTCGGCCGGATCGGACCGGACGGCTATCTCACCCTGGTCGACCGCTCCAAGGACGTGATCAAGTCGGGCGGCGAATGGATTTCGTCGGTCGACCTGGAGAACGCCGTGATGGGCCACCCCGCGGTGGCCGAGGCGGCCGTGATCGGTGTGCCGGACGAGAAGTGGGACGAACGTCCCCTGGTCGCCATCGTGCTGGCCGAGGGGGCCGAGGTGAAGGCGGACGAACTGCGCGAGTTCCTGGCCGGCAAGTTCGCGAAATGGCAACTGCCGGAACGCTGGACGTTCATCGCGGAGGTGCCGAAGACCAGCGTCGGCAAGTTCGACAAGAAGCGCTTGCGCGCGCAGTACGCCGACGGCGACCTGACGGTCACCACCCTGTCCTGA
- a CDS encoding SCO5389 family protein, producing MSLDVPAALLERAERGEVDDADFVECVRNSLPYAWEVVSRVAGELHSGTAEFADNVVPPPDEVARGQLLRAMASDAIRGGLERHFGVKLAFQNCHRVAAFPIAAVGGETYSTFIGTRAQLLNQSPELRNC from the coding sequence ATGTCCCTCGATGTCCCCGCCGCCCTGCTCGAACGCGCCGAACGCGGCGAAGTCGACGACGCCGATTTCGTCGAATGCGTCCGCAACTCACTGCCATACGCTTGGGAAGTAGTCAGCCGCGTTGCAGGCGAACTGCACAGCGGCACAGCCGAATTCGCCGACAACGTGGTCCCACCGCCGGACGAGGTGGCTCGCGGCCAGCTGCTGCGCGCCATGGCGTCCGACGCGATCCGCGGCGGCCTGGAACGACACTTCGGGGTGAAACTCGCCTTCCAGAACTGCCACCGGGTGGCGGCCTTCCCGATCGCCGCGGTCGGCGGCGAGACCTACAGCACGTTCATCGGCACCAGGGCCCAGCTGCTCAATCAGAGCCCGGAGCTGCGTAACTGCTGA
- a CDS encoding nitronate monooxygenase, whose translation MIIDDLTIPIVLAPMAGGPSTPELTAAVTNVGAFGFLAAGYLGAADTAARIAATRAATDAPFGVNLFVPGPATPAAEFADYLAELGRDDEVGTAKYDTDGWDAKLDLLVADPVAVVSCTFGCPTAAEIARLHDAGSEVWVSITSPAEAAIAVERGVDVLVAQGAEAGGHRATFVDRVADDATDPLGLLALLQLLRASTDRPLVATGGISTGAGIAAALAAGAAAAQLGTAFLRCPEAGTNPVHRAALETPTPTMLTRAFTGRRARGLRNRFMTEHTATAPVAYPEIHYATAPLRAAARTAGNQDKVNLWAGQTHSLTAELPAGELVRTLAADTKTALKAALSQRIQDC comes from the coding sequence GTGATCATCGACGACTTGACCATCCCGATCGTGCTCGCTCCGATGGCAGGCGGACCGTCGACGCCCGAGCTGACCGCCGCCGTCACCAACGTCGGCGCTTTCGGCTTCCTGGCCGCCGGATACCTCGGCGCCGCCGATACCGCCGCCCGGATCGCCGCGACCCGCGCCGCCACCGACGCCCCCTTCGGCGTGAACCTCTTCGTGCCCGGCCCCGCGACCCCCGCCGCCGAGTTCGCCGACTATCTCGCCGAGCTCGGCCGCGACGACGAGGTCGGCACCGCCAAGTACGACACCGACGGGTGGGACGCCAAGCTCGACCTGCTCGTCGCCGACCCGGTCGCGGTTGTCTCGTGCACCTTCGGCTGCCCCACCGCCGCGGAGATCGCCCGGCTGCACGACGCGGGCTCCGAGGTCTGGGTGAGCATCACTTCGCCCGCGGAGGCCGCGATCGCCGTCGAGCGCGGCGTGGACGTGCTCGTCGCACAGGGGGCGGAGGCGGGCGGGCACCGCGCCACCTTCGTCGATCGGGTCGCCGACGACGCCACCGATCCACTCGGCCTGCTCGCCCTGCTGCAACTACTGCGCGCGTCGACCGACCGGCCGCTGGTGGCCACCGGCGGCATCAGCACGGGCGCCGGCATCGCCGCAGCACTCGCCGCGGGCGCGGCCGCCGCGCAACTGGGCACGGCGTTCCTGCGCTGTCCGGAGGCGGGCACCAATCCGGTGCACCGGGCCGCGCTCGAGACGCCTACCCCGACGATGCTCACCCGAGCATTCACCGGCCGCCGGGCGCGTGGCCTGCGCAACCGGTTCATGACCGAGCACACCGCGACCGCCCCCGTCGCGTACCCGGAGATCCATTACGCCACCGCGCCTTTGCGGGCCGCCGCCCGCACGGCGGGCAACCAGGACAAGGTGAACCTGTGGGCGGGGCAGACCCACTCACTGACCGCCGAGCTACCGGCAGGCGAACTGGTCAGGACCCTGGCTGCCGATACGAAAACCGCACTGAAAGCAGCACTTTCGCAGCGAATCCAGGATTGTTGA
- a CDS encoding M23 family metallopeptidase: MSLIGDDISGRPTRHRAESTTADRVKVAAGVAVATGALIGTVSQVAPAVASPLLPGAHDSDEADAPIVVKGTGMLPVTQAKAATPAPEAPAPAAPVADQIAAPIAGAPFGLQNLPPEIAGPLAQAEQILKGVQQQVAPAPQAAVRPVAGEISSGFGSRWGAFHYGLDFADNLGAPIHSVSNGTVIEAGPASGFGLWVRVQQDDGTTAVYGHVNEMLVREGQRVNAGDVIATVGNRGQSTGPHLHLEIWDQGGSKIDPMPYLAAKGVPLQWGPSAH, from the coding sequence ATGAGCCTCATCGGCGATGATATTTCGGGTCGGCCGACGCGGCATCGCGCCGAGTCGACCACGGCCGATCGCGTGAAGGTCGCCGCCGGTGTCGCGGTCGCCACGGGTGCCCTGATCGGCACCGTGAGCCAGGTCGCCCCCGCGGTCGCCAGCCCGCTGCTGCCCGGCGCGCACGACAGTGACGAAGCCGACGCGCCGATCGTGGTGAAGGGCACCGGCATGCTGCCGGTCACGCAGGCCAAGGCCGCCACCCCCGCGCCAGAGGCGCCCGCCCCCGCCGCGCCGGTCGCCGACCAGATCGCCGCCCCCATCGCGGGCGCCCCGTTCGGCCTGCAGAACCTGCCGCCGGAGATCGCCGGTCCGCTGGCGCAGGCCGAGCAGATCCTCAAGGGCGTACAGCAGCAGGTCGCGCCCGCTCCGCAGGCCGCGGTTCGCCCGGTCGCCGGTGAGATCAGCTCCGGATTCGGTAGCCGCTGGGGCGCATTCCACTACGGCCTCGACTTCGCCGATAACCTCGGCGCACCGATCCACTCGGTCAGCAACGGCACCGTGATCGAGGCGGGCCCCGCCTCCGGTTTCGGTCTGTGGGTGCGCGTGCAGCAGGACGACGGCACCACCGCGGTGTACGGCCACGTGAACGAGATGCTCGTGCGCGAGGGGCAGCGGGTCAACGCCGGTGACGTGATCGCCACCGTCGGTAACCGCGGCCAGTCCACCGGACCGCACCTGCACCTGGAGATCTGGGACCAGGGTGGCAGCAAGATCGATCCGATGCCATATCTCGCGGCCAAGGGTGTGCCGTTGCAGTGGGGACCTTCGGCCCACTGA
- a CDS encoding LuxR C-terminal-related transcriptional regulator, protein MTELGDIFEPGSAHGRTYAVLVHHPRSSLADIAQYLGVAEDVAAASLDVLCELRAAVRVSAADGEPVVWDAHAPESLSEAEARRRQQQINQMHTAAARLSETFRSVRRSPRSNGAVVPVFERLEMLADFEEMQTSARTCVKLVERGPYLSDLDRERQLFQLKRSRLGDGIRYQTLYQDTIYQDPERLRHALSTNASGAQARTLPEPPFKLIISDDERASLVLHVDERRPDPMGLRITGSPALDLLVKTFDVLWSLAAPISVNPTAEALDERDRAILTLMGLGATDDTIARRLGMSRRTVVRRTARLLERLGASTRFQAGVQATRRGWL, encoded by the coding sequence GTGACTGAGTTGGGCGACATCTTCGAACCCGGGTCTGCGCACGGGCGCACCTACGCCGTGCTGGTGCATCATCCGCGGTCGAGTCTGGCCGACATCGCGCAGTATCTCGGCGTCGCCGAGGATGTCGCCGCGGCTTCACTGGATGTGCTGTGCGAGTTGCGCGCCGCCGTGCGGGTGTCCGCTGCGGATGGCGAACCGGTGGTCTGGGACGCCCATGCCCCGGAGTCGTTGTCGGAGGCCGAGGCTCGCCGCAGGCAGCAGCAGATCAACCAGATGCACACGGCCGCCGCACGGCTCAGCGAGACGTTCCGTTCGGTGCGCCGCTCGCCGCGCAGCAACGGCGCCGTGGTGCCGGTGTTCGAACGACTGGAAATGCTGGCCGATTTCGAGGAGATGCAGACCAGCGCGCGCACCTGCGTCAAGCTCGTCGAGCGCGGGCCCTATCTCAGCGATCTCGACCGCGAGCGACAGTTGTTCCAGCTCAAGCGCAGTCGGCTCGGTGACGGGATCCGCTACCAAACCCTCTATCAGGACACCATTTACCAGGACCCCGAGCGCCTGCGGCACGCGTTGTCCACCAATGCCAGTGGGGCACAGGCGCGCACGTTGCCCGAGCCGCCGTTCAAACTCATCATCAGCGACGACGAACGCGCTAGCCTGGTGCTGCACGTCGACGAACGTCGCCCGGACCCCATGGGATTGCGGATCACCGGCTCACCCGCGCTGGACCTGCTGGTCAAAACGTTCGATGTGCTGTGGTCGCTGGCCGCTCCGATCTCGGTGAACCCGACGGCGGAGGCCCTCGACGAACGAGATCGCGCGATCCTGACCCTGATGGGTCTCGGTGCCACCGACGACACCATCGCGCGCAGGCTCGGCATGTCGCGGCGTACCGTGGTGCGCCGGACCGCGCGACTGCTCGAGCGGCTCGGCGCGAGTACCCGCTTCCAGGCCGGTGTGCAGGCGACCCGGCGCGGGTGGCTGTGA